A stretch of Treponema vincentii F0403 DNA encodes these proteins:
- a CDS encoding DUF935 domain-containing protein, translating into MGWLGRLTGKAGSTTERKNTHGLTEQRATPVANSNRDLWSGGLVAGLTPEKLASLLDTVRRGDVPAEYLEIAGELEERDAHYRSVLSTRKHAVEGLELYVQAESDDKESLAIADAVSEDIAQHADCMDLIKNTLDALGKGFSVNEIIWETSGSRWKPQTFYFRDPRWFAYDKETGVLSLRDPYGMELHPLEPYKFIVHEPNLLSGKQITSGLSFTALFYWLIKTYDVSSWAAFADRFGYPVRIGKYGRKATKEDIATLKRAVAAIGADVGAVIPDSMLIDIIESKTTASNATVYQDIAEWVDKQLSKLVLGQTASAEGTPGKLGDSQDQQTVRQDILKADVRQLEQTLNRDLVIPYVNFNFGEQERYPKLCIKYVEPKNVQLIVDSVTKLVPLGLKVKAQEIHALLGLSAPEKDDEILTAPNPYQTELNTHGALSGSIALNASDVSSYTSDDDELPEENEQDFIAITDDIAAVLEQAADKATDFTSFEAELEKLVTGWDPAKIARTMAIAFFKARAEGDAHFDKEDE; encoded by the coding sequence ATGGGATGGCTGGGACGATTAACCGGCAAAGCCGGAAGCACTACAGAACGAAAAAACACGCACGGCTTAACCGAACAGCGGGCAACGCCGGTTGCCAACTCTAACCGCGACTTATGGTCGGGCGGTTTAGTTGCAGGGCTTACCCCGGAGAAGCTGGCATCTCTTTTAGATACAGTGCGCCGCGGAGACGTTCCGGCGGAGTATTTGGAGATTGCCGGAGAGTTGGAAGAGCGCGATGCGCATTACCGTTCAGTGCTTTCAACCCGCAAACACGCCGTTGAAGGACTGGAACTGTATGTGCAAGCAGAAAGCGATGATAAAGAAAGCCTTGCAATCGCCGATGCCGTCAGTGAAGATATTGCGCAGCACGCCGATTGTATGGATTTAATTAAAAACACGCTCGACGCTTTAGGCAAAGGCTTTAGCGTCAATGAAATTATCTGGGAGACTTCCGGCTCGCGGTGGAAACCGCAAACCTTTTACTTCCGTGATCCGCGCTGGTTCGCGTACGATAAAGAAACGGGTGTACTATCGCTTCGGGATCCTTACGGTATGGAGCTGCATCCGCTTGAGCCGTACAAGTTTATCGTGCATGAGCCGAACCTGCTAAGCGGCAAGCAGATTACCTCCGGTTTGAGTTTTACCGCGCTCTTTTATTGGCTGATTAAAACGTATGACGTAAGTAGTTGGGCAGCATTCGCCGATCGCTTCGGCTATCCGGTGAGAATCGGTAAATACGGACGCAAGGCAACAAAAGAAGATATTGCAACCTTAAAGCGTGCCGTTGCCGCAATCGGCGCAGATGTCGGCGCGGTGATCCCCGATTCAATGCTCATCGATATTATCGAAAGTAAAACAACGGCGAGCAATGCAACTGTGTATCAAGACATTGCCGAGTGGGTTGATAAGCAGCTTTCAAAGCTGGTACTCGGACAGACAGCAAGCGCCGAAGGCACTCCGGGCAAGCTCGGAGACAGCCAAGACCAGCAGACGGTCAGACAGGATATCTTAAAAGCGGATGTGCGCCAGCTTGAGCAAACCTTAAACCGCGACCTTGTTATCCCGTATGTCAATTTTAATTTCGGCGAACAGGAACGCTATCCGAAACTCTGCATCAAATACGTCGAACCGAAAAACGTACAGCTCATTGTCGATTCCGTTACCAAGCTCGTACCGCTGGGCTTAAAAGTAAAAGCGCAGGAAATACACGCACTGTTAGGGCTTTCTGCTCCTGAAAAAGACGATGAGATACTCACTGCGCCGAATCCGTATCAAACGGAACTGAACACGCACGGGGCGCTCTCCGGCTCCATTGCACTCAATGCAAGTGATGTTTCTTCCTACACAAGCGATGATGATGAACTGCCGGAAGAAAACGAGCAAGACTTTATCGCTATTACCGACGATATTGCAGCAGTACTGGAACAAGCGGCGGATAAAGCGACCGACTTTACGAGCTTTGAGGCGGAACTTGAAAAGCTGGTAACTGGCTGGGATCCCGCAAAAATAGCCCGCACAATGGCAATCGCATTTTTTAAGGCACGTGCCGAAGGCGATGCCCATTTTGATAAGGAAGATGAATAA